The genomic region ACATAAATAAAGAACTATTTACTCCTTTAAAAGATGAGGAAAAGGAATTTGAACAAATAGTTAGACCAAGTATTGGATATTGGGCTGATGCTTGGAGAAGATTAAAAAGAAATAAATTAGCAATATTTTCATTAGGTTTAATTATAATAATTATGCTATTTGCTTTTTTTGGACCTTTACTTTTTGAAAAAATAAAAGGATATACTTATTATGATACAAATTTACAAGCAACAGACTTAAGACCAAGTGCTGAACATTGGTTTGGTACTGACAACTTAGGAAGAGATTTGTTTGTAAGAGTAATGTATGGCGCTAGATATTCTTTGATTATAGCAATTGCAGCTGCAGCTATTAATTTAGTAATAGGTGTTTTATATGGTGGAATTGCTGGTTTCTTTGGTGGTCAAGTTGATAATATAATGATGAGAATAGTTGATGTATTATATTCTATACCAACTCAAATATATGTTATTATTTTAATGGCCTCCTTAAAAAAAGAAGGTTCAACAGGTCTTGTAACTATTATATTAGCTATGGCTATATCATATTGGGTAGGTATGGCTAGAATAGTTAGAGGAGATATTCTTCAATTAAAACAACAAGAGTTTGTTCTAGCAGCTAAGGCGCTAGGTGCATCAAATACAAGAATTTTATTTAAACATTTAATACCTAACTCAATGGGATCAATTTTAGTTACATTAACATTATTTATACCTTCAGCTATATTTACTGAAGCTTTCCTAAGTTTTATAGGTTTAGGAATAAATGCTCCATTAGCTTCTCTTGGAACGTTGGCTAATGATGCTAGTGGACTATTGTCAACAGCAGCATATCAGCTGCTATTCCCTGCAGGTATGATATGCTTAATTATATTAGCATTTAACTTGTTTGGTGATGGATTAACAGAAGCTTTAGACCCAAAGAATAAAAAATAGGAGGAGAAACAATTGAGTAAATTATTAGAAGTAAAGAATCTAAAGACCTCCTTTAAAACACATATTGGTGATGTACAATCAGTAAGAGGGGTTTCTTTCT from Clostridium isatidis harbors:
- a CDS encoding ABC transporter permease; amino-acid sequence: MDNLKNLNINKELFTPLKDEEKEFEQIVRPSIGYWADAWRRLKRNKLAIFSLGLIIIIMLFAFFGPLLFEKIKGYTYYDTNLQATDLRPSAEHWFGTDNLGRDLFVRVMYGARYSLIIAIAAAAINLVIGVLYGGIAGFFGGQVDNIMMRIVDVLYSIPTQIYVIILMASLKKEGSTGLVTIILAMAISYWVGMARIVRGDILQLKQQEFVLAAKALGASNTRILFKHLIPNSMGSILVTLTLFIPSAIFTEAFLSFIGLGINAPLASLGTLANDASGLLSTAAYQLLFPAGMICLIILAFNLFGDGLTEALDPKNKK